In Drosophila yakuba strain Tai18E2 chromosome 2R, Prin_Dyak_Tai18E2_2.1, whole genome shotgun sequence, a single genomic region encodes these proteins:
- the LOC6531972 gene encoding eukaryotic translation initiation factor 5A has product MADMDDHFETTDSGASSTYPMQCSALRKNGFVMLKSRPCKIVEMSTSKTGKHGHAKVHMVGIDIFSNKKYEDICPSTHNMDVPNVKREDLQLIAISDDSFLTLLNEGGDLREDLKVPDGELGDQLRSDFDSGKDLLCTVLKACGEECVIAIKTNTALDK; this is encoded by the exons ATGGCTGATATGGACGATCATTTCGAGACGACGGATTCCGGCGCATCGTCGACCTATCCCATGCAATGTTCGGCATTGCGCAAAAACGGATTCGTCATGCTGAAGTCGCGGCCATGCAAGATTGTCGAGATGTCTACTTCAAAGACTGGAAAGCACGGACACGCCAAGGTTCACATGGTTGGCATTGATATTTTCTCCAACAAGAA ATATGAAGATATTTGCCCATCTACTCATAACATGGATGTGCCCAATGTCAAAAGGGAGGACCTTCAGTTGATTGCTATTAGTGACGATAGCTTCCTTACTTTGTTGAACGAGGGCGGAGATTTGCGTGAAGACTTGAAGGTTCCAGACGGCGAATTGGGTGATCAATTGCGTTCAGATTTTGACAGTGGCAAGGACTTACTG TGCACCGTTCTCAAGGCGTGCGGAGAGGAGTGCGTTATCGCAATTAAAACCAATACTGCTCTGGACAAATAG
- the LOC6531971 gene encoding cell wall protein DAN4: MRPKRQVSIPSGFRARKSESLNARLEFQMWPVDHPAIVLYRQHPNAMRKFYWYNTRTPILVGKMRLKNYMRNMQMLPRYVHSPVQFHEAYGNSKRSIFRDLSNVNGFKATSPPTATATSPVDFVAAQLNTIEYSSPPVHPPVAFSVAPVNAFVPLTAGTLPSAERLLGPPSHWNHSESQSFNDGWKKCRENCLQVPYQEYAKDQYGSQSMTSDLPVTTTTTLPYFNYVAHTYFTLDDVILPHSASKLPKSPAPDQQFRPSIQVLTTERPQQLFTELFQPTTPPPTATTTTTTTAFTFPGRTTVLDMEYRYSTRPSWFSPTTSSTTTTEAAVSEDPPKWTTPQPVQSVYSTSTANVTKGSYKHRLKSLKATKNFSSSIETKLKLLKLHLKNLVTTRETPKNDQNLTTPSVLDSNTKLPETTTTTTAPTPRRRTSVNRKLRKLRVLASTKKVPVQISRNSTDSSKAKAEFKKTLPKRIYQRRKHLNTTAMPEPTKNTTVDSESINKLRRRTTASTRKSTNVDDSVIVRNATQAISHTLPKSRADGIAEEKHALVTESAIMTISSGTLKMRQPHIKARAKPQRSRKIAHLENDNFIPSLPIEVFFKKVNQQ; this comes from the exons ATGAGGCCGAAACGCCAGGTAAGTATTCCAAGCGGATTTCGCGCCAGGAAAAGCGAAAGTTTGAACGCTCGTCTCGAGTTTCAGATGTGGCCCGTGGATCATCCGGCGATTGTCCTCTATAGACAGCATCCGAACGCCATGCGAAAGTTCTACTGGTACAACACCAGGACCCCCATTTTGGTGGGCAAAATGCGACTTAAAAACTACATGCGCAACATGCAAATGCTGCCCAGATACGTCCACTCACCTGTTCAGTTCCACGAGGCCTATGGTAATTCCAAGAG GAGCATCTTCAGGGACTTGAGCAATGTGAATGGGTTCAAAGCCACATCCCcgcccactgccactgccacttcccCAGTGGACTTCGTGGCGGCCCAGCTTAACACGATTGAGTACAGCTCCCCCCCGGTACACCCACCCGTTGCTTTCAGTGTAGCCCCTGTCAACGCGTTCGTGCCCTTGACGGCGGGAACGCTGCCAAGCGCAGAACGCCTACTTGGCCCTCCGAGTCACTGGAACCACTCCGAATCCCAATCCTTCAACGACGGCTGGAAGAAGTGTCGCGAAAACTGCCTCCAAGTTCCGTACCAGGAGTATGCTAAGGACCAATATGGCTCGCAGAGCATGACCAGTGACCTGCCGGTGACCACGACCACTACTTTGCCCTACTTCAACTACGTGGCGCACACCTACTTCACCCTGGACGACGTCATTCTGCCCCATTCCGCATCGAAACTACCGAAATCTCCGGCACCAGACCAGCAGTTTCGCCCCAGTATTCAAGTGCTCACAACGGAAAGGCCCCAGCAGCTTTTCACCGAGCTATTCCAGCCCACTACGCCGCCTCCAACggccacaaccacaaccacgaCCACTGCATTCACTTTTCCGGGGAGAACTACGGTGTTGGACATGGAGTACAGATATAGCACCAGACCAAGCTGGTTCAGCCCCACTACCTCCAGCACCACAACAACCGAGGCTGCAGTTTCGGAGGATCCCCCGAAGTGGACAACACCGCAACCCGTACAGAGCGTCTATTCTACTTCTACGGCGAATGTTACAAAAGGATCCTATAAGCATAGACTGAAGTCCCTGAAGGCGACCAAAAACTTTTCCTCGAGCATTGAAACCAAACTGAAACTTTTAAAGCTGCACCTTAAGAACCTAGTTACCACTAGGGAAACGCCGAAGAACGATCAGAATCTAACAACTCCATCTGTACTAGACAGCAACACCAAGTTGCCGGAAAcgactacaacaacaacagcgccCACGCCAAGAAGAAGAACCAGTGTCAACAGAAAACTGAGAAAGCTGCGAGTTTTGGCTTCGACCAAAAAGGTTCCGGTGCAGATTTCGAGGAATTCTACAGACTCCAGCAAAGCCAAGGCAGAATTTAAAAAGACTTTACCGAAAAGAATTTACCAACGGCGCAAACACTTGAACACCACTGCAATGCCAGAACCCACGAAAAACACAACAGTTGATTCCGAATCAATAAACAAGCTTAGGCGCCGAACAACAGCAAGCACACGGAAATCGACGAACGTCGATGACAGCGTTATCGTTCGAAACGCAACGCAGGCGATAAGTCACACTTTGCCAAAATCTCGCGCTGATGGTATAGCTGAGGAAAAGCACGCTTTAGTCACGGAATCGGCAATCATGACAATTTCCAGTGGAACTTTAAAAATGAGACAGCCCCATATTAAGGCAAGGGCCAAGCCGCAGAGGTCCAGAAAAATTGCGCACCTGGAAAACGATAATTTCATACCGTCGCTGCCCATCGaggtattttttaaaaaagtaaatcaGCAGTAA
- the LOC6531974 gene encoding 60S ribosomal protein L39 — MAAHKSFRIKQKLAKKLKQNRSVPQWVRLRTGNTIRYNAKRRHWRRTKLKL, encoded by the exons ATG GCTGCACACAAGTCGTTCAGAATAAAGCAGAAGCTGGCTAAGAAGCTGAAGCAGAACAGATCTGTTCCCCAATGGGTTCGCCTACGTACTGGCAACACTATTCG ttacAACGCTAAGCGCCGTCACTGGAGGCGTACCAAGTTGAAGCTGTAA
- the LOC6531973 gene encoding 60S ribosomal protein L12, producing MPPKFDPTEVKLVYLRCVGGEVGATSSLAPKIGPLGLSPKKIGDDIAKATSDWKGLKITVCLTIQNRQAAISVVPSAASLIIKALKEPPRDRKKQKNIKHSGNIGFEDILAIARVMRPRSMARELKGTCKEVLGTAQSVGCTVDGKHPHDVIDELNEGSIEVPAE from the exons ATGCCTCCCAAATTCGACCCGACGGAAGTTAAATTGG TGTACCTGCGTTGCGTGGGCGGAGAAGTCGGTGCCACATCCTCCCTGGCCCCCAAGATCGGTCCCCTCGGTCTG TCTCCCAAGAAAATCGGTGATGACATCGCCAAGGCCACCTCCGACTGGAAGGGTCTGAAGATCACCGTCTGCCTGACCATCCAGAACCGACAGGCCGCCATCTCCGTGGTTCCCTCCGCCGCCTCGCTGATCATCAAGGCTCTGAAGGAACCCCCACGTGACCGCAAGAAGCAGAAGAACA TCAAGCACAGTGGAAACATCGGTTTCGAAGACATTCTGGCCATCGCCCGCGTGATGAGGCCCAGGTCCATGGCCCGTGAGCTGAAGGGAACCTGCAAGGAAGTTCTGGGAACCGCCCAGAGCGTCGGCTGCACCGTTGACGGAAAGCACCCTCACGATGTTATTGACGAACTGAACGAGGGCTCCATTGAAGTCCCCGCGGAATAA